Proteins encoded in a region of the Pelobates fuscus isolate aPelFus1 chromosome 11, aPelFus1.pri, whole genome shotgun sequence genome:
- the C1QB gene encoding complement C1q subcomponent subunit B, whose product MALGLFLVFLSIPLVTSQSCSQGVHGIPGVPGPDGPDGRDGEKGEMGLPGTYEGWNIEVHVGDPGLPGNPGKVGPKGPVGDKGIPGPQGQKGIMGDSGEYMKTSLSAFSVLRQSTIFPRKEQAIRFDKIAASAGSYYDTRVGKFQCQIPGIYYFTYHASSRGNLCLNILKGKGKGTRVVGFCDQVHNAYQVTTGGVVLQLKKDESVWLEPTDKNSLLGTEGADSVFTGFLLFSDA is encoded by the exons ATGGCGCTTGGGCTTTTCCTCGTCTTCTTATCTATTCCGCTCGTCACCTCTCAGAGCTGCTCGCAAGGTGTACACGGAATCCCAGGGGTCCCTGGCCCAGACGGTCCAGATGGAAGAGATGGAGAGAAAGGAGAGATGG GGCTCCCAGGCACATATGAAGGCTGGAACATAGAAGTTCATGTCGGTGATCCAGGGTTGCCTGGTAATCCCGGGAAAGTTGGTCCAAAAGGTCCAGTTGGAGATAAGGGTATCCCTGGCCCACAAGGTCAAAAAGGTATTATGGGGGATTCTGGAGAATACATGAAGACTTCTCTGTCCGCCTTTTCAGTACTGAGACAGTCTACAATATTCCCCCGGAAGGAACAAGCTATCCGATTTGACAAAATTGCAGCCAGTGCCGGAAGCTATTACGACACACGAGTTGGAAAGTTTCAATGTCAGATACCGGGCATCTATTATTTTACTTATCACGCTAGCTCCAGGGGGAACCTCTGTTTAAACATCTTAAAGGGGAAAGGGAAAGGTACCAGAGTGGTGGGATTCTGTGACCAGGTACACAACGCCTACCAGGTGACCACTGGTGGTGTGGTGCTACAGTTGAAGAAGGATGAGTCTGTTTGGTTGGAGCCGACCGACAAGAATTCTTTGCTGGGAACGGAGGGGGCAGATTCTGTATTTACTGGGTTCCTACTTTTTTCTGATGCTTGA